In one window of Coralliovum pocilloporae DNA:
- a CDS encoding tetratricopeptide repeat protein, whose amino-acid sequence MGQDMLLSGRPSVRSRSLVRVLLLATAIGLAGCAGKKTSSTSAHNRLSSQPASEAEIHSALNQWGQRYEKDREDKEAAITYALLLRRVGQSGQAVSVLQSAITANPKDVELQSAYGKALASDGKFKQALTVIRSAQRRDRPDWKLLSAEAALVDQLGNRQEARKLYKQALTIEPDEPSILSNLALSHVLSGDLETAERILRRAASRPNADSRVRQNLALVVGLQGRFDEAEKIARNELSQEQASANIRYLRRMLSQPNAWNKLKKRS is encoded by the coding sequence ATGGGTCAGGATATGTTGCTGTCAGGCAGACCTTCTGTCAGAAGCCGATCCCTTGTTCGTGTGCTGCTTCTTGCCACCGCCATCGGGCTCGCAGGCTGTGCGGGCAAGAAAACAAGTTCGACCTCGGCCCATAACCGCCTGAGCAGTCAGCCGGCATCAGAAGCCGAAATCCACTCGGCACTGAACCAGTGGGGTCAGCGCTACGAGAAGGATCGCGAGGACAAGGAAGCGGCGATTACCTATGCGCTTCTCCTCCGTCGTGTCGGACAGAGCGGTCAGGCGGTTTCCGTGTTGCAGTCAGCCATAACTGCCAACCCGAAAGATGTGGAACTGCAGTCGGCCTATGGCAAGGCACTGGCATCCGATGGCAAGTTCAAGCAGGCACTGACCGTGATCCGAAGCGCCCAGCGCCGGGACAGACCGGACTGGAAACTGCTTTCAGCAGAAGCGGCTCTGGTCGACCAGCTTGGCAACCGCCAGGAAGCCCGCAAGCTCTACAAACAGGCGCTGACCATTGAGCCTGATGAGCCATCAATCCTGTCCAACCTGGCGCTTTCTCATGTGTTGTCCGGCGATTTGGAAACAGCCGAACGTATTCTGCGCCGGGCTGCATCACGCCCGAATGCCGACAGCCGTGTCCGACAGAACCTTGCTCTGGTGGTTGGCCTTCAGGGCCGGTTCGATGAAGCCGAAAAAATTGCCCGCAACGAGCTCTCTCAGGAGCAGGCCAGCGCCAATATCCGCTATCTGCGCCGGATGCTGTCCCAGCCAAACGCCTGGAACAAGCTGAAAAAACGGTCATAG
- a CDS encoding leucyl aminopeptidase family protein produces MPSRFFAEQSTDAVPVWFVEPSSLEDILGSLDAAARAWADANGFSAAAGASLLVPGSDGTLAHVLFGLGEAGTAARTALLPGKLPLALPDGDYRFANEPDDLSLACLAWGLGAYEFDAYRPRQAKVPKLCWPDTVDRAEVLRILSGAYLSRDLINRPSNDMGPAELAAAASMLAERYGADCKVIVGDDLLTQNFPMIHAVGRASSRAPRLIDMSWGKETDPKVTLVGKGVCFDTGGLDIKPSSAMLLMKKDMGGSAAVLGLASMLMDAGLPIRLRVLVPAVENSISGDAFRPGDVLPSRNGLTVEIGNTDAEGRLVLADALTLAGEDNPDLLIDMATLTGAARVALGPDLPPYYTRHDELAAAFETSADTQTDPVWRMPLWPAYDAMLKSKIADVNHISSGGFAGSITAALFLGRFVEKSVPWMHFDIYGWVPSAQPGRPEGGDAQAIRALYDLIKTRFEG; encoded by the coding sequence GTGCCAAGCCGTTTTTTTGCTGAACAATCCACCGATGCGGTTCCTGTCTGGTTTGTTGAACCGTCATCCCTGGAGGATATTCTTGGCTCACTTGACGCGGCAGCCCGTGCTTGGGCCGATGCAAACGGGTTTAGTGCAGCGGCCGGGGCAAGTCTTCTTGTCCCGGGGTCCGATGGAACGCTTGCACATGTGTTGTTCGGCCTGGGAGAGGCCGGTACAGCTGCGCGGACGGCTCTGTTGCCGGGCAAACTGCCATTGGCATTGCCCGACGGCGACTACCGGTTTGCCAATGAGCCGGATGACCTGTCTCTGGCATGTCTTGCATGGGGGCTTGGGGCTTATGAATTTGATGCCTACAGACCACGCCAGGCCAAGGTACCCAAACTCTGTTGGCCTGATACGGTTGATCGCGCGGAGGTTTTGAGGATCTTGTCCGGTGCTTATCTGTCCCGTGATCTGATCAACCGGCCCTCCAATGATATGGGGCCTGCTGAGCTGGCTGCAGCCGCATCAATGCTTGCAGAGCGCTATGGAGCTGATTGCAAGGTGATCGTGGGGGATGACCTGCTGACGCAGAACTTCCCGATGATTCATGCGGTTGGCCGAGCCAGCAGCAGGGCACCCCGTCTGATTGATATGAGCTGGGGCAAGGAAACAGATCCGAAAGTGACGCTGGTTGGCAAAGGTGTCTGCTTTGATACCGGTGGTCTTGATATCAAGCCGTCGAGCGCCATGCTTTTGATGAAGAAGGATATGGGCGGGTCCGCTGCCGTGCTGGGTCTGGCGTCAATGCTGATGGATGCAGGGCTGCCTATCCGCCTGAGGGTTCTTGTCCCGGCAGTTGAGAATTCGATTTCCGGCGATGCCTTCCGGCCCGGTGATGTGTTGCCAAGCCGCAATGGGTTGACTGTTGAGATTGGCAACACGGATGCCGAGGGGCGTCTGGTTCTTGCTGATGCGCTGACTTTGGCCGGAGAGGACAATCCGGACCTGCTCATTGACATGGCGACCCTGACAGGGGCTGCACGTGTAGCCCTTGGCCCGGATCTGCCACCTTACTACACGCGTCATGATGAGCTGGCGGCAGCCTTTGAAACCAGTGCGGATACACAGACGGACCCGGTCTGGCGCATGCCGCTTTGGCCTGCTTACGATGCCATGCTGAAATCAAAGATCGCTGACGTCAATCACATCTCTTCCGGCGGGTTTGCAGGCTCAATCACCGCGGCTTTGTTCCTGGGGCGTTTTGTTGAGAAATCCGTTCCCTGGATGCATTTCGATATTTACGGCTGGGTGCCATCCGCTCAGCCGGGACGCCCGGAAGGTGGGGATGCGCAGGCAATCCGCGCTCTTTATGATCTGATCAAAACCCGTTTTGAGGGTTGA
- a CDS encoding MarR family transcriptional regulator: protein MPVELRPSQALKLWHDVTMDLVLDGGQDLSARQISILLTIYLEPPPHTVRGLAAKLDVTKPAITRALDTMGKIGLVTRKRDEADRRNVIIQRTVEGALYVERLGDLIVERARSVPR, encoded by the coding sequence ATGCCGGTTGAGTTGCGTCCAAGTCAGGCGCTTAAGTTATGGCATGATGTGACCATGGATCTTGTCCTTGATGGAGGGCAGGATCTGTCGGCGCGACAGATTTCCATTCTGCTGACGATTTATCTGGAACCGCCGCCCCATACTGTGCGGGGCCTTGCTGCCAAACTTGATGTGACCAAGCCGGCTATTACGCGGGCACTGGATACAATGGGCAAGATAGGGCTTGTGACCCGGAAACGGGATGAGGCGGACCGGCGCAATGTGATTATCCAGCGTACCGTTGAAGGTGCGCTTTATGTGGAACGTCTTGGAGACCTGATCGTGGAACGGGCGCGGAGTGTACCGAGATGA
- a CDS encoding NlpC/P60 family protein has product MTGFSFDRRIHAARPDLADVRLKDHVTAERYVEGSPAWVKAAGVPLRPGPDPARPIDTELLMGESVLVFDERDGWSWCQNDEDGYVGYCPSDSLESGLDRPAATHRISAPSSFIYPEADLKYPPRARLSMGTGLAVVGEAETRGTPYLQLADDLGWIVATHASAADKQRSDYVDFAEAFLNVPYLWGGRTGQGLDCSALVQIPMMMAGQTVPRDSDMQARAIGASLGHDISALSFRRGDLIFWRGHVGIMSDAETLLHASGYQMMVVKEPLQNAVARIGANEFGAVTDIRRP; this is encoded by the coding sequence ATGACCGGCTTCTCATTTGATCGCAGAATCCATGCAGCGCGCCCTGATCTGGCAGATGTCCGGTTGAAAGATCATGTAACGGCTGAGCGGTATGTGGAAGGTAGTCCGGCCTGGGTTAAGGCGGCAGGCGTTCCCTTGCGGCCGGGGCCGGATCCTGCCCGGCCGATTGATACCGAACTCCTGATGGGAGAGAGCGTCCTGGTCTTTGATGAGCGGGATGGCTGGTCCTGGTGTCAGAATGACGAGGATGGCTATGTGGGCTATTGCCCGTCAGACAGTCTGGAAAGCGGCCTCGACAGGCCGGCTGCAACCCATCGGATCTCCGCGCCATCCAGCTTTATCTATCCTGAAGCTGATCTGAAATATCCGCCGCGTGCCCGGCTCAGCATGGGAACAGGCCTTGCGGTTGTCGGGGAAGCGGAAACCAGGGGCACGCCATATCTGCAGCTGGCTGATGATCTGGGCTGGATCGTGGCCACTCATGCATCTGCTGCAGACAAACAGCGGTCCGATTATGTCGATTTTGCCGAGGCCTTTCTGAATGTGCCCTATCTCTGGGGTGGTCGGACAGGGCAGGGGCTTGATTGCTCAGCACTTGTTCAGATCCCCATGATGATGGCAGGGCAGACTGTCCCGCGCGACAGTGACATGCAGGCCAGAGCCATCGGCGCGTCTCTCGGACATGATATTTCTGCCCTGTCGTTCAGGCGAGGGGACCTCATTTTCTGGCGAGGTCATGTGGGCATTATGTCGGATGCCGAGACACTGCTGCATGCAAGCGGCTATCAGATGATGGTCGTAAAGGAACCGTTGCAGAATGCTGTCGCACGGATCGGGGCAAATGAATTCGGGGCTGTGACTGATATCAGACGTCCCTGA
- a CDS encoding M23 family metallopeptidase → MTLSPLHKATRTASLFVATLFISSVSAEPFLSLPVACTIGDDCFVQQYPDVDQGSGIADYTCGSSAYDGHKGTDIRVRTLREIETGVAVLSSAGGTVVALRNSEPDRIVATAEDRARIRGKECGNGVVIRHEGGFETQYCHMKQNSVSVREGQTIERGETLGLMGYSGDAAFPHLHLSVRKNGQPVDPFTGKRLDAGCGHSTADTLWQPDTLDKLSGGTGQLLASGFTDQAPDFGILTAKGLQKPDFQNSSEALVIYIWAINVVKGDEIRLSITGPGGFSASRSLTLDRNRAQQFLFTGKRQPKAGWSHGTYSGRVSLIRNGKPLREETHQVSLR, encoded by the coding sequence ATGACACTCTCCCCTCTTCATAAAGCAACCCGGACAGCCTCGCTTTTTGTTGCGACGCTTTTCATCAGTTCCGTTTCCGCAGAACCGTTTCTGTCACTGCCGGTCGCCTGTACAATCGGTGACGACTGTTTTGTCCAGCAGTACCCTGATGTGGATCAGGGGTCAGGCATTGCTGATTATACCTGTGGCAGCTCTGCCTATGATGGCCACAAGGGAACTGATATCCGCGTCCGTACGCTCCGTGAGATTGAGACAGGCGTTGCGGTTCTGTCCTCTGCAGGAGGAACCGTGGTCGCACTTCGGAATTCTGAGCCTGACAGGATTGTGGCCACCGCTGAAGACCGTGCCCGAATCAGGGGCAAGGAATGCGGCAATGGTGTTGTTATCCGTCATGAAGGCGGTTTCGAAACGCAATATTGCCATATGAAGCAGAACAGCGTTTCCGTTCGTGAAGGCCAGACCATCGAGCGAGGCGAAACACTGGGTCTTATGGGATATTCCGGCGATGCGGCCTTCCCGCATCTTCACCTCAGCGTCCGCAAGAATGGTCAGCCCGTCGACCCATTTACCGGCAAGCGCCTTGATGCAGGATGTGGTCATTCTACAGCCGACACCCTCTGGCAGCCTGACACACTGGACAAACTGTCCGGCGGCACAGGCCAGTTGCTGGCTTCAGGCTTTACAGATCAGGCCCCCGATTTTGGCATTCTGACCGCCAAAGGCTTACAGAAACCGGACTTTCAGAACTCAAGTGAGGCATTGGTGATTTATATCTGGGCCATCAATGTGGTCAAAGGCGACGAAATCCGGCTATCGATTACGGGACCGGGTGGCTTCTCGGCATCCCGTTCTCTGACCCTTGACCGCAATCGCGCCCAGCAGTTTCTTTTCACCGGCAAACGGCAACCCAAAGCCGGCTGGAGCCACGGCACCTATTCAGGCCGCGTCTCCCTCATTCGGAACGGCAAGCCTCTCCGGGAAGAAACCCATCAAGTCAGTTTGAGATAG
- a CDS encoding prephenate dehydratase yields MIETAKKVVFQGEPGANSHIACNEVFPDAEAVPCATFEDCFQAISSGEADLGMIPIENSVAGRVADIHHLMPTADLHIIGEYFLPIHHQLVAPKGATLEGLKSVQSHVMALGQCRKIIRQLGIQAVVGADTAGSARQIAELNDPSVAAISSDLAADIYGLDILKKDVEDEDHNTTRFIILSRDKLEAKADSGPVVTSFIFRVRNVPAALYKGLGGFATNGINMTKLESYQLGGEFFATQFYADVEGHPDDRSLALALEELAFFSAELKIVGIYPASPFREKIKEPEANRDLRPEIRS; encoded by the coding sequence ATGATCGAAACTGCCAAAAAAGTTGTGTTTCAGGGGGAACCCGGGGCGAATTCCCATATAGCCTGCAATGAAGTATTTCCCGATGCGGAAGCCGTTCCCTGCGCTACTTTCGAGGATTGTTTTCAGGCGATCAGTTCCGGTGAGGCCGATCTGGGCATGATCCCGATTGAAAACTCCGTCGCCGGTCGTGTTGCTGATATCCATCATCTGATGCCCACAGCCGACCTCCACATTATCGGTGAATATTTCCTGCCCATTCATCACCAGCTTGTCGCGCCGAAAGGGGCCACCCTGGAAGGACTGAAATCCGTACAGAGCCATGTGATGGCCCTCGGGCAATGCCGGAAAATCATCCGCCAGCTTGGCATTCAGGCCGTCGTTGGTGCTGACACGGCCGGGTCCGCCCGGCAGATTGCTGAGCTGAATGATCCGAGTGTCGCGGCTATTTCCTCTGATCTGGCTGCCGATATTTACGGCCTTGATATCCTGAAAAAGGATGTTGAGGACGAAGATCACAACACGACCCGCTTCATTATTCTGTCCCGCGACAAGCTTGAAGCAAAGGCTGACAGTGGCCCGGTGGTAACCAGCTTCATCTTCCGGGTCCGCAACGTTCCGGCCGCGCTCTACAAGGGTCTCGGTGGTTTTGCCACCAATGGCATCAATATGACCAAGCTTGAATCCTATCAGCTTGGCGGCGAATTCTTCGCAACTCAGTTTTATGCGGATGTGGAAGGACACCCGGATGACCGGTCACTGGCTCTGGCACTGGAAGAACTGGCCTTCTTCTCAGCAGAACTGAAGATTGTCGGCATTTATCCGGCCTCTCCGTTCCGTGAGAAGATCAAGGAACCGGAAGCCAATCGTGATCTGCGGCCGGAGATACGCTCGTAA
- a CDS encoding 3-deoxy-manno-octulosonate cytidylyltransferase translates to MTTSMNPIVLIPARLASTRLPGKPLADIAGLPMIVQVLKRAQEAGIGRVAVAADSDEIVSAIEAAGGEAVLTDPNHPSGSDRIHEAITKLDPDGHHDVIVNVQGDLPTIDPTSIRACFTPLSNDAVDLATIAAEITDPEEITNPNVVKVIGSPLDDQRLRALYFTRATAPWGDGPLYHHIGLYTYRRAALERFVSLPPSPLESREKLEQLRALEAGMRIDVALVSSVPLGVDTPEDLEKARTLLTDQS, encoded by the coding sequence ATGACAACATCAATGAATCCGATTGTACTGATTCCCGCACGCCTTGCTTCAACGCGCCTTCCTGGTAAGCCATTGGCCGACATTGCAGGCCTGCCGATGATTGTACAGGTGTTGAAGCGCGCTCAGGAAGCCGGTATTGGCCGTGTTGCTGTTGCAGCTGATTCAGACGAGATTGTCAGTGCCATTGAGGCCGCCGGGGGCGAGGCGGTTCTCACCGACCCGAACCACCCATCCGGTTCCGATCGCATCCATGAGGCGATCACCAAGCTGGACCCGGATGGCCATCACGATGTGATCGTCAATGTTCAAGGGGATCTGCCGACGATTGACCCGACATCTATCCGTGCCTGTTTCACACCACTCAGCAACGATGCAGTGGATCTGGCCACCATAGCAGCAGAGATTACTGATCCCGAGGAGATTACCAATCCCAATGTGGTCAAGGTGATCGGCTCTCCTCTGGATGACCAGCGCCTGCGTGCCCTTTATTTTACGCGGGCGACAGCGCCATGGGGTGACGGACCGCTTTATCATCATATCGGGCTCTACACCTACAGGCGGGCCGCACTGGAGCGCTTTGTCAGTCTGCCACCGTCACCACTTGAGAGCCGCGAGAAGCTTGAGCAGTTAAGGGCGCTTGAGGCAGGCATGCGCATTGATGTGGCACTGGTCTCTTCTGTACCACTCGGGGTGGATACACCCGAAGACCTCGAGAAGGCCCGCACACTCTTGACGGACCAGTCGTAA
- a CDS encoding c-type cytochrome → MDSFELNKIFGALCLSVLIVLVVSNLAGILYHVDKPEKPGFVIEVAEASTGDAQTEEVVEEPSIAELLASADAGKGEKVFKKCGACHTVDNGGANKVGPNLWNIVDRKPGSVDGFKYSAAMVTFGESASWDYDNLDGFLKKPKSHVSGTTMSFGGIKKPDQRADLIAYLRGFADSPAPLPAAEPEQEEETAPAAAE, encoded by the coding sequence ATGGATTCGTTCGAACTGAACAAAATCTTTGGAGCCCTTTGCCTGAGCGTGCTGATTGTCCTCGTTGTGTCAAATCTCGCAGGCATTCTCTACCACGTGGACAAGCCGGAAAAGCCGGGCTTTGTCATCGAGGTTGCTGAAGCATCTACGGGCGATGCGCAGACCGAAGAAGTGGTGGAAGAGCCATCCATCGCTGAGCTGCTTGCAAGTGCAGATGCCGGCAAGGGCGAGAAAGTCTTCAAGAAGTGCGGCGCATGTCACACCGTAGACAATGGTGGCGCTAACAAGGTTGGCCCGAATCTCTGGAACATTGTGGATCGCAAGCCGGGTTCTGTTGATGGCTTTAAGTATTCCGCAGCTATGGTCACCTTCGGTGAAAGCGCGTCTTGGGATTATGACAATCTCGACGGGTTCCTGAAAAAGCCGAAAAGCCACGTGAGCGGAACGACCATGAGCTTTGGCGGTATTAAGAAGCCGGACCAGCGCGCTGATCTGATTGCTTACCTGCGTGGTTTTGCAGACAGCCCGGCACCGCTGCCTGCTGCTGAACCAGAGCAGGAAGAAGAAACAGCACCGGCTGCTGCTGAATAG
- a CDS encoding extracellular solute-binding protein, giving the protein MFKLAKPFFIALGLTVLSVTALPVTALAEEPEWRHATALTGTPKYPRDFKRFDYANPDAPKGGLVRQATSNSFDTFNPILQKGSPTAGLNLIYETLMTSSLDELDISAAYGQIALETRYPKDYSWVEFRLNPKARWHDGQPITAEDVIWSFEKAIEHNQGQRAYYHNVTKAEVLATDVVRFTFDGPDNRELPHIMGQVLVLPKHWWEGTNAKGEQRSIGKSTLEIPLGSGPYRMKEFVAGRSVTYERVPDYWGKDLPVTIGHYNFDQIRYDVYLDQTVLVEAFKGDQYDFRTENSAKNWATQYKFKAAEEGKVIQEAFDDKASGAMQAFVLNLRLDKFKDPRVRRALNLAFDFEALAETIFFGQYQRTGSYFAGTELAASDVPTGLELEILEGVRGEVPEQLFSEPYTNPVGGSPRNVRNNLHEAVKLLKEAGWVLKSGKLVNAKTGEPFTIEFVDNSPSTERIALPYQSALKRIGIEMTLRIVDTSQYINRIRSRDFEMTTLGWGQSLSPGNEQREYWGSVAADSNSSRNYAGIKNPAIDKLIDRVIFAKDRAELVAATKALDRVLLWNNYMVPQWYVAKTRTVRWNRFSHPENLPEYNHGFPHIWWYDEEKARKTGLAR; this is encoded by the coding sequence ATGTTCAAACTAGCCAAGCCGTTTTTCATCGCTCTCGGTCTGACGGTTCTGTCTGTCACCGCTCTGCCAGTTACAGCCCTGGCTGAAGAACCTGAATGGCGTCATGCAACAGCCCTCACGGGGACGCCGAAATACCCCCGCGATTTCAAGCGCTTCGATTATGCCAATCCGGATGCCCCAAAAGGTGGGTTGGTTCGGCAGGCCACATCCAACTCCTTTGATACATTTAACCCGATTCTTCAGAAAGGGTCGCCGACAGCCGGTCTCAACCTGATTTATGAGACCCTGATGACATCCTCCCTGGATGAGCTGGATATAAGCGCTGCCTATGGGCAAATCGCTCTCGAAACCCGATATCCGAAGGATTATTCCTGGGTCGAGTTCCGTTTGAACCCCAAGGCCAGATGGCATGATGGTCAGCCAATCACTGCAGAAGATGTGATCTGGTCTTTCGAGAAAGCTATCGAACACAATCAGGGGCAACGGGCTTATTATCACAATGTGACAAAAGCCGAAGTGCTGGCCACAGATGTGGTGCGCTTCACCTTTGACGGGCCGGACAATCGCGAGCTGCCGCATATTATGGGTCAGGTTCTGGTCCTCCCCAAACATTGGTGGGAAGGAACCAATGCCAAGGGTGAACAGCGTTCCATCGGCAAAAGTACTCTGGAAATTCCACTTGGCTCGGGCCCCTATCGCATGAAGGAATTTGTCGCCGGGCGGTCGGTGACCTATGAGCGGGTGCCGGACTACTGGGGTAAAGATCTGCCTGTAACCATCGGTCACTACAATTTCGACCAGATCCGTTACGACGTCTATCTGGACCAGACCGTTCTGGTAGAAGCCTTCAAGGGTGATCAGTACGATTTCCGCACAGAGAATTCTGCAAAGAACTGGGCAACGCAGTACAAGTTCAAGGCCGCCGAAGAAGGTAAAGTCATCCAGGAAGCTTTTGATGACAAGGCTTCTGGTGCAATGCAGGCCTTTGTTCTAAATCTGCGTCTTGACAAGTTCAAGGATCCCCGCGTCAGGCGCGCCCTGAACCTGGCATTTGATTTTGAAGCGCTGGCAGAAACCATCTTTTTTGGCCAGTATCAGCGAACAGGTAGCTATTTCGCCGGCACAGAACTGGCTGCGTCCGATGTTCCGACAGGACTCGAACTCGAAATCCTGGAGGGGGTTCGCGGTGAGGTTCCGGAGCAGCTGTTCTCAGAGCCCTACACCAATCCGGTTGGCGGCTCCCCCCGCAATGTCCGCAACAATTTGCACGAAGCCGTGAAGCTTCTGAAGGAGGCAGGCTGGGTGTTGAAGTCTGGCAAGCTGGTCAATGCGAAGACAGGTGAGCCCTTCACCATCGAGTTTGTTGACAATTCTCCAAGCACGGAGCGGATCGCATTGCCCTATCAGTCTGCACTGAAGCGGATTGGTATTGAGATGACCCTCAGGATTGTTGATACCTCCCAGTATATCAACCGGATCCGCAGCCGGGATTTCGAGATGACCACGCTGGGTTGGGGGCAGTCTCTGTCCCCTGGTAACGAGCAGCGGGAATACTGGGGATCTGTTGCAGCGGATTCCAACAGCTCCCGTAACTATGCCGGTATCAAGAACCCCGCTATCGACAAGCTGATTGATCGGGTGATTTTTGCAAAAGACCGGGCTGAGCTTGTTGCCGCCACCAAGGCTCTGGACCGGGTGCTGCTCTGGAACAATTACATGGTCCCTCAGTGGTATGTGGCAAAGACGCGGACCGTGCGCTGGAACAGGTTCTCGCATCCTGAAAACCTGCCGGAATACAATCACGGCTTCCCGCATATCTGGTGGTATGATGAAGAGAAGGCGCGGAAAACCGGATTGGCCCGATGA
- a CDS encoding extracellular solute-binding protein yields the protein MTVSDLSRRTLLKGGAALATLSGLHLPARAAGEQHGLSVFGDLKYPADFKYFDYVNPEAPKGGSLSMTAPNWQYNQNAQTFNTLNSYIFRGDAPPRMELTFDTLMVRAFDEPDALYGLVAKSVSVSDDGNIYRFHLRPEARFRDGSLLTADDAAFTINLLKEQGHPQIRDPIRELVSAEAEAEHVLRLTFSGRQSRQVPLIVASALPVFSKAYYSEHAFDDANLMVPLGSGPYRVGAFKPGDFITYERDETYWARDLPVNRGQNNFDTIRIEFYRDSTVSFEAFKTGSLTFREEFFSKLWATSYDFPAMKDGRVKRVTFSDKTPAGAQGWFLNTRREKFADVRTREALGLTFDFEWSNRKLFYGLYTRTASFFENSILKAAGKPGAEERALLEPYRGQVPDSVFADAFEPPVSSGTGKDRNLLRRAAKLLNEAGWRRQGGRLVNARGEPFTMEILGNSPAFERIIGPWVQNLKALGIEGSFRLVDPSQYQARLNSFDFDAVGRRYSFPPTPGEQVRLYWGSEAARTEGSFNLAGIADPVVDALMEKMFAADNRKDLVVAARALDRVLRSGHYWVPNWYKASHTTALWDMYGWPDPLPDFAFPVERLFWYDKEKAEALNKKGS from the coding sequence ATGACGGTGTCTGATCTCTCACGCCGGACGCTTCTGAAAGGCGGGGCCGCTCTTGCGACCCTGTCCGGGCTTCATCTGCCTGCACGGGCAGCGGGAGAGCAGCACGGTCTCTCTGTTTTCGGGGATCTCAAGTATCCGGCGGATTTCAAGTATTTCGATTATGTGAATCCGGAAGCCCCAAAGGGCGGTTCCCTGTCCATGACTGCGCCGAACTGGCAGTACAATCAGAACGCCCAGACCTTCAATACCCTGAACAGTTATATCTTCCGTGGTGACGCGCCACCGCGTATGGAGCTGACTTTTGACACCCTGATGGTCCGGGCCTTCGATGAGCCTGATGCGCTCTATGGCCTCGTGGCAAAGAGCGTGTCTGTATCGGATGACGGCAATATCTATCGTTTTCATCTGCGCCCGGAAGCGCGGTTCAGGGACGGTTCACTGCTGACTGCAGACGATGCCGCGTTCACCATCAATCTGCTGAAAGAGCAGGGGCACCCGCAGATCCGTGATCCGATCCGCGAGCTGGTATCGGCGGAGGCTGAGGCGGAGCACGTCCTGCGTTTGACATTCTCCGGCAGGCAGTCCCGTCAGGTGCCGCTGATTGTCGCTTCCGCCCTGCCGGTCTTCTCAAAGGCCTATTACTCCGAACACGCCTTTGACGATGCCAATCTGATGGTGCCGCTAGGATCCGGCCCCTATCGGGTTGGAGCGTTCAAGCCTGGTGACTTTATCACCTATGAGCGTGATGAGACCTATTGGGCCAGGGATCTGCCGGTCAATCGCGGGCAGAACAATTTCGATACGATTCGCATCGAATTTTATCGCGACAGCACGGTGTCCTTTGAAGCATTCAAGACGGGAAGCCTGACATTCCGCGAGGAGTTTTTCTCAAAGCTCTGGGCCACCTCCTATGACTTCCCGGCCATGAAGGATGGCCGTGTGAAGAGGGTCACCTTTTCTGACAAGACGCCTGCCGGAGCGCAGGGCTGGTTTCTCAATACACGACGGGAGAAGTTCGCGGACGTGCGCACTAGGGAAGCCCTGGGCCTGACCTTCGACTTTGAATGGTCCAACAGAAAGCTGTTTTACGGGCTTTACACGCGGACAGCGTCATTCTTTGAGAACTCCATTCTGAAAGCGGCAGGAAAGCCCGGTGCCGAAGAACGTGCTCTCCTGGAACCCTATCGGGGACAGGTCCCTGACAGTGTCTTTGCAGATGCCTTTGAACCGCCGGTTTCAAGCGGCACCGGCAAGGACCGCAATCTGCTGAGGCGTGCGGCAAAACTGCTGAATGAGGCCGGTTGGCGACGGCAGGGTGGTCGGCTGGTCAATGCCAGAGGTGAACCGTTCACCATGGAGATCCTTGGCAATTCACCTGCTTTCGAACGGATTATCGGTCCATGGGTCCAGAACCTGAAAGCGCTTGGCATTGAGGGGTCTTTCCGTCTGGTTGATCCGTCCCAGTATCAGGCACGGCTGAACAGCTTTGATTTCGATGCGGTCGGGCGCCGTTATTCTTTCCCGCCCACACCAGGCGAGCAGGTCAGGCTCTATTGGGGCTCGGAAGCGGCCAGAACCGAAGGCAGCTTCAATCTGGCAGGGATTGCCGATCCGGTCGTGGATGCCCTGATGGAGAAGATGTTTGCAGCCGACAACCGCAAGGATCTGGTCGTGGCGGCTAGGGCTCTGGACAGGGTTCTGCGCTCCGGACACTATTGGGTGCCGAACTGGTACAAAGCCAGTCACACCACAGCGCTCTGGGATATGTATGGCTGGCCGGACCCTCTACCGGATTTTGCCTTTCCAGTAGAGCGCCTCTTCTGGTACGACAAAGAGAAAGCCGAAGCCTTGAACAAGAAGGGGTCCTGA